Proteins encoded in a region of the Streptomyces sp. NBC_00258 genome:
- a CDS encoding winged helix-turn-helix transcriptional regulator, with protein sequence MCPYRLVLEHVTSRWGVLVLIVLLERPYRFSELRRAIGRVSEKMLTQTLQTLERDGLVNRDAKPVIPPRVDYSLTDLGREAADQVKALAGWTEQRMDAVLEARQAYDELKTRQTNGEARA encoded by the coding sequence CTCGTCCTGGAGCACGTCACCAGCCGCTGGGGCGTCCTCGTCCTGATCGTCCTGCTGGAGCGCCCGTACCGCTTCAGCGAGCTGCGCCGCGCGATCGGCAGGGTCAGCGAGAAGATGCTCACCCAGACCCTGCAGACCCTGGAGCGCGACGGTCTCGTGAACCGGGACGCCAAGCCGGTCATCCCGCCGCGCGTCGACTACTCGCTCACCGACCTGGGCCGCGAGGCCGCCGACCAGGTGAAGGCGCTCGCGGGCTGGACCGAGCAGCGGATGGACGCCGTACTGGAAGCGCGCCAGGCATACGACGAGCTGAAGACCCGCCAGACAAACGGCGAGGCCCGGGCCTGA